The DNA window CGCCCGCTCGAGGGTCGTGCGGATCGGATCCTGTCCGACCAGATCCGAGAAGCGCTGCGGACGGTACTTCCGGGCGAGGGCCAGATGCGACACGGACGCTCCTATCCGGCGGTTGCCGTTGGCATGGTTACGGCCCCCCCGCGCCCGGCTCGGGTCCGTGGAATCCGCGGCACATCGAGTCGATCACTGACCGCTGCTACCTTCCGGTCCTGACGGGGTTCGTGACTCTCGATTGCGCGGGAACGGACCGTCAACGCCAAGCCACGAGGAGGCCAGTGCCGGGTCTCCGAGGCCCGTGGGCCAGGGCCTGCTGCGTCAAGGGGTGGTGGAGATGACCGGGATCGAACCGGTGACCTCCTCGTTGCGAACGAGGCGCTCTCCCAACTGAGCTACATCCCCACACGTTCTCGCGTTGCGTTACTGGCGGAGAGAGAGGGATTCGAACCCTCGAAGCACTTTCATGCTTACACGGTTTCCAACCGTGCTCCTTCAGCCACTCGGACATCTCTCCGGGAAGGCATACGATATGCGCGCCTCCCGGCCGCGGTCGATGCCGGACCGGGCCCGCGCGCCCTACCTCAAGATGGCGGAGAGAGAGGGATTCGAACCCTCGATACGCTTGCGCGTATAACGGTTTTCGAGACCGCCCGATTCAGCCACTCTCGCATCTCTCCGCGCGCGAGAATACGGGAATCGGGGTCAGTTTTCCAGGCGGTTGATGGCCCGGCGCCGCTCCCGGAAGAACCGCTGCAAGAGCTCCGCGGCCTCCTCGGCGAGCACCCCCGAAACCACTTCGACGCGGTGATTCAGGCGGAGATCCTGGGGCACCATGGCGAGCGAGCCGCATGCGCCCGCCTTGGGGTCGAGCGCCCCGAAGACGAGCCGGGCGATCCGCGCGAGCACGATGGCCCCCGCGCACATGTGGCAGGGCTCCAGGGTGACGTAGAGGACGGCTTCGTCCAGCCGCCAGGTCTTGACGGTCTGGGCGGCGGCACCGATCGCGAGGATCTCGGCGTGGGCGGTGGGGTCCTGGGTGGTCTCGACCCGGTTGTGCCCGCGGCCGACGATCCGGTTCCCCCAAACGACGACCGCCCCGATGGGAACCTCTCCCTCCGAGGCGGCGGCTTCGGCCTCGGCGAGCGCGGCTTCCATGAAGCGCTCGTCCAGGCCCTCCGGCGTCACTTCTTCTGTTTCTGCTGCGGGAAGTTCTTGAAGGCGCTCCGGACGAGGTCGGCCGCGACGTCCTCGTACCGGGGCGGATCCGTCACGTTCCGGGACTGGATGTAGCCGGTCTCGTCGTAGTTCACCGTGCCGCTCGAGACGTCGATCTCCTGCGCGAACCGCTGCTCCCGGGGCTCGCGCCACCAGGTCTTCTTCCCGGATTTCAGATCGAAGAGGGCGAACTGGAGACCCACGGTGGTATTCGACTCGCCCCGCCCGATCGTGTTCACGCGGGTGTTCTCCCACTCCGTGATCTTCACGAAGAGGAGGGCGTCGGACATGACGATCTCGTCGAGACCCGCGGCCGCGGTCGAGTCGAGCGTGCCGTAGTCGGACCAGGTGTTGAGGAGCACGTCTCCGCGCTCCGTGGCCTCGCGGTCCGAGAGGAGGCGCTCCGTGTCCGCCGGGTAGAGGAACGTGGCCCGCTCCGCGGGCACCTCCTTGAGCCGGTCGCGGAGGATGTCGAGCATGATCTTCGGGGCGCCCACCTCGGGCGAGCTGTTCAGGACGGGCATGATCGCGACCCGCAGGCCCTTCGCCTTCTCGTCGGCCCTTGCCGGAGCCACGGCCACGAGGAGGAACGCCAGTACCGCGAGCGGAGGAAACCAGTTCGAACGTGACATGTCGTCGTTACCTCGTGCGGGGCAGTCCAAGGGTGCGGAGACGGGGGGCACTCATCCTATGAGTACGACAGCGGGACCGCTGGGTTTCGTTGGAAATGGTGGCGCGCCCAGGAGGATTTGAACCCCCAACCTTCTGATCCGTAGTCAGACACTCTATCCAGTTGAGCTATGGGCGCGCGCAAGGCGCTGATCGATCATGGGATGGCGGAGAGGAGAGGATTCGAACCTCCGGACCGGTATTACCCAGTCAACCGCTTAGCAGGCGGCTGCCTTCAGCCACTCGGCCACCTCTCCCCCTCGTCGAAAATCCTTCCGCCGTTGCATGATAGCCGCGGTCCCGCCCTCGGTCAAGGAGCGCGCCCGTTCCCAAAACCCGGCCTCGCTCAAGGGGTTCCCACGGAGCGGCCGGGCTCGCTGCCGGACGGCTCCACGTGGATCGTCACCTCCACGACCTGAGGAACGTGGCGCTGCACGTCCTCTTTGACGTCGTGCGCGAGCGCGTGACTCACCCGGACCGACATCTCCGGGTCGACCTCCATGTGCATGTCCGCCACGTAATAGAGGCCCATCTTGCGCAGGAACAGCTTCTCGACGCGGTGCACCTCCGGCCGGGTCTCGGCCACGCGGCGCACCTCCTCGGTCAGGTCGGGAGCCGCGCTCGTGTCCATGAGCTCCTCGACCGAGGGTTTGAGGAGCCGCCAGCCGGTCAGGAGGATGATCCCGCTCGCGAAGAGCGCGGCCCAGTCGTCGGCGGCGGCCCAGCCCGGCCCTCCGAGGAGCGCGATCGTGATCCCGACCGCGGCCGCGCCGGAGGTGATCGCGTCGCTCCGCTGGTGCCAGGCATCCGTCCGGACCGCGTGGCTCCCGGTCTCGTGGCTCACGCGGGCCATCCGCCGGAAGAGGATCTCCTTCACCAGCACGACCACGAGCACCACGGCGAGCGTGAAGGGCTCCGGGCTCTGGTGCGGCACGACGATCTGGTGGACCGACTCGACCGCGATCCCGATCGCGGCGGCGAAGAGGAGCACGGCGACGAGCGCAGCCGCGAGCGGCTCGGCCTTGCCGTGGCCGTAGGGGTGGTCGCTGTCGGGAGGCTTCGAGGCGACGTGGAGCGCGCGCCACACGATGAGGGAGCCGACCGAGTCACCGAGGGATTCCACCGCGTCGGCGACGAGCGCCTGGCTGTGTCCCAGCACCCCCGCGACGAGCTTCCCGCCACCCAGGACGAGATTCACCAGGAGCCCGACCGCGCTGGCGCGCTTTCCCCGGACGTAGCTCCCCGCGTGGATCGGGTGCGTGGTGCGTAGCGGCATCAGTCGACGGCCGCCGCGGAGTCCGCGGGATCGTGCTCTTCCATCTCGTCCGCGTGGTCGGGCGATTCGGGCGGCTCGGGCGCGAACCATCGCCCCAAGGTCAGCGTGCTCGGAATGCCCTGCGCGTAGGTCCGCGCGATGGCCTCGTTGAGGAGCTTCCTTCGATCCTCGGGAAAGGGGTGGCGGAGCGAGAACCCTCGCCCGCCGCCCAGGCGCGTCGCCTCTTCCGCGACGCGCAGGAGCTCGATCAACGCCCTCGGGTCGTATCCGGCGTTCCCGAGGAGCCGCACGGAGAGCGTGTCGGCCTCGGTCTCTTCCTCGACTCCGTACGTACGATCCAGCACGCGCCGCACGGCGCCGGCGGTGGTGTCGGCGCGAGTGAAGGGCTTCACGGTATGCCGCGCGAGCACGTGCGCGACCTGATGGGCGAGCACGCCCGCGAGCTGCGCCTCGTTCTCGAGCCGTTCCAGGAGACCACGCGTGAGGAAGATGTGGCCTCCGGGGAGCGCGTAGGCTTCGGCCAGTGCCGTATCGGCGAGGACGTGGAACTGGAACCGATACGTGCTACCGCCCGCCACGGCCGCCCCCGCGATCCGGTCACCCGCGGCCGTGACCATTCCCTGCGCGTCGGTGTCCGGATCCAGACCTCCCAGCTGCTGGGACATCCAGGGAGCCATGTGGGTCCCGAGCGCCGACTCGTCCTCCGGGGTCATCTCGACCGGCAGCACCCTGCCCGAGTATGGGTTCTTCTGGCTCATCGCCAGGATCACGACGACCAGGCCTGCCAGGATCACTCCGAACACGATGAGGCCGCGCTTCATCAGCACCTCCGATCCGGGCGCCCGGGGGCCCCGTGTCGGATCAGGGAATCAGGTTGCGGCGGCGAGGGAAAGGGAAAAGGTCGCCGCGCTTGTGTCTCCTCCGTCGTCTCCCTCACACTTCACTCGTGGAACGGATACGGGTCCGGCCTGCCGTCGCGGAGGATGCGGCGGCGGTGGCGCGCATGGGGAATGCCCTGAACCGCGAGCTCGGGGTGGACGTCGAGTCCTTCACGACGGAGCGAATCCTCGAGGACGGGTTCGGCGCGGCTCCCAAGTTCTCGCTGCTCGTTGCGGAGATGGGCGGAGTCCCCGCCGGCTATGCCCTCTACCACGCATCCTACGACTCGGATATCGCGGCGCCGTCCCTCTGGCTGGTGGATCTCTATGTCGAGGAGCGCGCGCGACGGGCCGGTGCGGGGCGAGCCCTCATGCGCGCTCTCGCTCGGGAGGCGCTTCGATCGGGCGCGAGAACGGTCGCGTGGTGCGTCCAGGACCGGAACGAGCGCGCGATCGCGTTCTATCGTGCGCTGGGGGCCCCCGGGCTCCCCGTTCACGTCATGGAGCTCCGTGACGAGAAGCTGAGCGCTCTGGCGGACGGAACCTCGCCGTGAGGACCATCCCCGACGACCGGCGGCGGCTGGCGCGCGTGATCGCGCTCGCGGTGGACGCGCTCCAGATCGCGATCCTTCCGCTCCTCTTCCCCGGGAGCCCGTGGAACCACGCGATCGACGTCGTCACCGGCGGGGTGATGGTCTGGCTCCTCGGCTGGCACATCGCGTTCCTGCCGACCTTCCTCACCGAGCTGGTCCCCTTCGTCGATCTCTTCCCCACCTGGACCGTTGCCGTGCTCTACGTGACCCGAAGGAAGAAGAGCCCTCCGGCACCGGACGGCTCGAAAGGAGTGATTCCATGATCGGTCGTGCCCTCGGCTTCTTCGTCACCGCCGCCTTGGCGGGTGCCGCCGGCGCCGCGCCTTCCGCGCTCGCGCAAGGCAACGATCTCTCCAAGGTGACGATCCAGACCGAGAAGCTCGCGGACGGAGTCGCGATGCTCCAGGGCGCCGGAGGGAACATCGGCGTTTCCTACGGCGCGGACGGGCCGGTTCTCGTCGACGACCAGTTCGCGCCGCTCACGTCCAAGATCCGCGCGGCCGTCTCGGTGTTGAGCCCGAAGCCGATCCGGTTCGTCCTGAACACCCACTGGCACCCGGACCACGTCGGCGGGAACGAGAACCTCGGCAAGGGCGGCGTCGCCATCGTCGCGCACGAGAACGTCCGAAAGCGGATGTCCGTGGGCCGCGCCGCGACCGAGCTGCGCGGAGCCGTGCCTCCGGCCACGAAGGAGGCGCTCCCGGTCGTCACGTTCACCTCGGACGTGACCTTCCACTGGAATGGCGACTCGATCCACGTGTTCCACGTCGGCCCCGCGCACACGGACGGAGACGCGATGGTGCACTTCACGCGCGCGAACGTGCTCCACATGGGGGATGTGTTCTTCAACGGGA is part of the Candidatus Eisenbacteria bacterium genome and encodes:
- the tadA gene encoding tRNA adenosine(34) deaminase TadA, which translates into the protein MEAALAEAEAAASEGEVPIGAVVVWGNRIVGRGHNRVETTQDPTAHAEILAIGAAAQTVKTWRLDEAVLYVTLEPCHMCAGAIVLARIARLVFGALDPKAGACGSLAMVPQDLRLNHRVEVVSGVLAEEAAELLQRFFRERRRAINRLEN
- a CDS encoding cation diffusion facilitator family transporter, which gives rise to MPLRTTHPIHAGSYVRGKRASAVGLLVNLVLGGGKLVAGVLGHSQALVADAVESLGDSVGSLIVWRALHVASKPPDSDHPYGHGKAEPLAAALVAVLLFAAAIGIAVESVHQIVVPHQSPEPFTLAVVLVVVLVKEILFRRMARVSHETGSHAVRTDAWHQRSDAITSGAAAVGITIALLGGPGWAAADDWAALFASGIILLTGWRLLKPSVEELMDTSAAPDLTEEVRRVAETRPEVHRVEKLFLRKMGLYYVADMHMEVDPEMSVRVSHALAHDVKEDVQRHVPQVVEVTIHVEPSGSEPGRSVGTP
- a CDS encoding M48 family metalloprotease; the protein is MKRGLIVFGVILAGLVVVILAMSQKNPYSGRVLPVEMTPEDESALGTHMAPWMSQQLGGLDPDTDAQGMVTAAGDRIAGAAVAGGSTYRFQFHVLADTALAEAYALPGGHIFLTRGLLERLENEAQLAGVLAHQVAHVLARHTVKPFTRADTTAGAVRRVLDRTYGVEEETEADTLSVRLLGNAGYDPRALIELLRVAEEATRLGGGRGFSLRHPFPEDRRKLLNEAIARTYAQGIPSTLTLGRWFAPEPPESPDHADEMEEHDPADSAAAVD
- a CDS encoding GNAT family N-acetyltransferase; the encoded protein is MGNALNRELGVDVESFTTERILEDGFGAAPKFSLLVAEMGGVPAGYALYHASYDSDIAAPSLWLVDLYVEERARRAGAGRALMRALAREALRSGARTVAWCVQDRNERAIAFYRALGAPGLPVHVMELRDEKLSALADGTSP
- a CDS encoding MBL fold metallo-hydrolase; this encodes MIGRALGFFVTAALAGAAGAAPSALAQGNDLSKVTIQTEKLADGVAMLQGAGGNIGVSYGADGPVLVDDQFAPLTSKIRAAVSVLSPKPIRFVLNTHWHPDHVGGNENLGKGGVAIVAHENVRKRMSVGRAATELRGAVPPATKEALPVVTFTSDVTFHWNGDSIHVFHVGPAHTDGDAMVHFTRANVLHMGDVFFNGNYPFVDVSSGGSFLGYLAAVDRAMALVNDRTRIIPGHGPAGDRAALVKYREMLVGVREAVQALVTAGKTADEAVAAKPTAAWDPAWGGGFIKGDALTRTVFEELARKK